TTCCGATCCCGAATACGCGGAACTGGCCCGGGAGGTCTGCCCGAAGGTGACGGTCCCGGTGCTGGTCGCCGGCAACCCCAGGGAGCAGATCGAGGCGCTTCGGGCCGCCGGCGTCGGGGGCTTCGTCCACGTGGGGAGCGACGCCGTCGCGACCCTGACGGAATGGCAGGACAAACTTGGAATGAGGAGCGGGCAATGAAACCGGATTTTACGAAAATCGACTACAAGCTGAGCCCGCGGCCGGCCGTGGCCCCGGACTCCGGGGACCGGGCCGCCGCCTGGATGACGACCGAGGGGATCGCGGTCAAGCCCGTGTACACGGCCGCCGACCTCGAGGGGATGGAACACCTCGACTACGCCGCCGGCATCCCGCCGTTTCTGCGCGGGCCCTATGCGACCATGTACTGCATGCGTCCCTGGACCGTCCGGCAATACGCGGGATTCTCGACGGCGGAAGAATCGAACGCCTTCTACCGGCGCAACCTCGCCGCCGGCCAGAAGGGGCTCTCGGTCGCCTTCGACCTGGCCACCCACCGGGGCTACGACTCGGACAACGAGCGCGTGCTGGGAGACGTCGGCAAGGCCGGCGTGGCGATCGACTCGGTCGAGGACATGAAGATCCTCTTCGACCAGATCCCCCTCGGCCAGATGTCGGTGTCGATGACCATGAACGGCGCCGTGCTTCCCGTCATGGCCTTCTACATCGTCGCCGCCGAGGAGCAGGGGGTGAAGACGCAGGACCTGGCCGGGACCATCCAGAACGACATCCTGAAGGAGTTCATGGTCCGCAACACCTACATCTACCCTCCCCTCCCCTCGATGCGCATCATCGGCGACATCTTCCGCTACTGCTCCGCCAACATGCCGAAGTTCAACTGCATCTCCATCAGCGGCTATCACATCCAGGAAGCGGGCGGCACCGCCGACATCGAGCTCGGCTACACGCTGGCCGACGGGCTGGAGTACATCCGCACCGGGATCACGGCGGGGCTCGACATCGACAAATTCGCCCCCCGGCTGAGCTTCTTCTGGGGCATCGGCATGAACCACTTCATGGAGATCGCCAAGATGCGGGCGGCCCGCATCCTGTGGGCGAAGATCATCCGCGCTTTCGACCCCAAGAACCCGAAATCGATGGCGCTGCGGACCCACTCGCAGACCTCCGGGTGGAGCCTGGCGGCGCAGGACGTGTTCAACAACGTCCCGCGCACCTGCGTGGAGGCCCTGGCCGCGGCGCTCGGGCATACCCAGTCGCTGCACACCAACGCGCTGGACGAGGCGATCGCGCTGCCGACCGATTTCTCGGCCCGCATCGCGCGCAACACCCAGATCTACCTGCAGGAGGAGACGGACATCACCAAGGTGGTGGACCCGTGGGCCGGGAGCTACTACGTGGAGGCCCTGACGCGGGAGCTGATGCAGAAGGCCTGGCGCCACATCCGGGAGATCGAGGAGCTGGGCGGCATGGCCAAGGCGATCGAGACCGGCATCCCCAAGATGCGGATCGAGGAGGCGGCCGCACGGCGGCAGGCGCTGATCGATTCCGGACGCGAAACCATCGTCGGGGTCAACAAGTACCGGCCCGAGAAGGAGGAGGAGCTCGACGTCCTGGTGGTGGACAACCAGGCGGTGCGGGAATCGCAGCTGCGCCGGCTGGCCGCAACGAAGGCGGGGCGGGACCAGGCGGCGGTGGACGCCGCCCTCGGCGCGCTCACCCTCGCGGCGGAGAAGGGGGATGGGAACCTGCTCGACCTCTCGGTCGAAGCCGCGCGCCGGCGGGCGACCCTGGGGGAGATCTCCTCGGCGCTCGAAAAGGTTTTCGGGCGCTACCAGGCGGTCAACCGGACCATTTCCGGAGTCTACTCCTCGGAGAGCCGGCAGGACCCGGAATTCCGGAAGGCGGCGGCGCTGGCGGAGGAGTTCGCCAGGGCCGAAGGGCGCCGGCCCCGCATCCTGGTCGCCAAGATGGGTCAGGACGGCCATGACCGCGGCGCGAAGGTGGTCGCCACGGCGTTCGCCGACCTCGGCTTTGACGTCGACGTCGGCCCGCTGTTCCAGACGCCGCGCGAGGCGGCGCGGATGGCGGTGGAAAACGACGTGCACGCCCTGGGCGCCTCTTCCCTGGCCGGGGGGCATGCCACCCTGGTCCCGGAAGTCATCGCCGAACTCAAGAAGCTGGGCCGGGAGGACATCCTGGTCTTTGTCGGCGGCGTGATCCCGCCGCAGGCGTACGAGGAGCTCTACCGGGCGGGGGCGACCGATATTTTCGGCCCCGGAACGGTCATTCCCCTCTGCGCCCAGAAGGTGCTGAAGGCGCTGATGCAGCACGCCGGCGCCTGATTTTGCAGGCCCCCGGGCCGGGAAGACGCTTCCCCGGCCCGGGGGCGGAGGTACCCTTACCTTGACCGCCATGGCCGAAAACGCCCGACACCCTCGCACCCCGGCGCGCCGGCGCCTGCCGCTCGAACGGTACGTGGAAGGGGTCCTCGGCGGAGACCGGACGATCCTGGCCCGCGCCATCACCGTCGTCGAGAGCGATCTCCCCTCCGACGGGGAACTCGCGGCCCGCATCCTCGACCGCCTCCTCCCGCACGCCGGGCGGAGCCGCCGGGTCGGCATCACCGGGGTTCCCGGGGTCGGCAAGAGCACCTTCATCGACGCGCTGGGCATGCACCTGATCCGCGATTGCGGGGAGAACGTGGCGGTGCTGAGCGTCGATCCCTCGAGCCCGATTTCGGGCGGCAGCATCCTGGGGGACAAGACCCGGATGGAACGGCTGGCCGTGGAAACGGACGCCTTCATCCGCCCCTCCCCGTCCCGGGGCCACCTGGGAGGGGTGGCGCGGCGCACGCGGGAGACCATGCTCCTGTGCGAAGCCGCGGGCTACCGGAACATCCTGGTGGAGACCGTCGGCGTCGGCCAGTCGGAAACCGCCGTCCGCTCCATGACCGATTTCTTCCTCCTCCTGATGCTGGCCGGGGCGGGGGACGAGCTGCAGGGGATGAAGCGCGGCATCATCGAGATGCTCGACGGCATGGCCATCACCAAGGCGGACGGGGACAACAAACGCAAGGCCGACCGCGCCCGGATCGAGTACGCCGGCGCGCTCCATCTCTTCCCCGCCCCGGCCGACGGGTGGCTCCCCCCCGTCCTGACCTGCTCCTCCCTCCACGGCGAGGGGATCGCGGAGGTCTGGCAGATGATCCTGGACCACCGGCGGCTGATGGAGCGCGGGGGCCTGCTCGCCGAGAGGCGCAGCCGCCAGGCGCTCGCATGGATGAACGAACTTCTGATGCTGGGCCTCGAGGAGTCTTTCCACGCCGACCCGAGGGTCGCCGCCCGTCTGCCCCGTCTCAGGGAGGAAGTCCGGCGCGGCGAGGCCACGCCGTTTGCCGCCAGCCGTGAACTGCTCCAGCTTTTCAGGCAGCATCTGCAGCCCTAACCCTTCAATTGACTCGAGGGGGGATCGGAGTATAAAATCTGTGACTGTTAAATTTCTGAACACTGGAGCTATATCACGGAATATAAAGATCTTATGAATCAGATGTTAAATCCCTTAACAGTCCGCGACAGGCTCCGCCTTGTTGCCGCTTTTGGCATAATATCTTCATTTTCTATAATTTAACCAGATCGGCCGGTGTGGCCCAAAGATTGCATTGATGCCATCGGACACATAATATCAATCGCCGGAGATCACCCAATCCCCGGCCATGAAAGGAAGAAACGATGAGCATACAACCCAGAGTTTTGATAGTGGACGATGAAGCCGCACTGCGCCGTCAGGTCATGGTCGGGCTTGCCCAGCATGGATTCGAGGTCGATGAATGCGAGGAGGGACTCTCCGCCCTGTCGAAGATCAAGGCGGCCGAATCGAGGCGGAACCCCTTCGGCTGCGTCGTGCTCGACCTGCGCCTCCCCGACATCGACGGGCTGAAGATCCTTTCCGTGCTGAAATCGATCTACTCGGAGCTCCCGGTGGTCGTCATTACGGGTTACGGCAACGACGACACGATCAACGCCGTTCACAGCCACGGCGGCAGCACCTACCTCGACAAGCCCTTTGAAATGGACGAGTTGGTGGCCCGGATCAAGGACCTGGTCCCGTCCGGAGCCGTCCGGCCCGAACCGAAGGCGGCGGAGGAGCCGAACGAACAGGCGAGCGGGCTGGTCTTCATCCGCGGGGAAAAGGAAGCGGACCTGCCGGAGATGTTCTCGAAACTCTACTACGCGGACGGCGTGTGTTACTGCGACCCCGTGGTCGGCGACTGGGACATCGTCCTGCTGGTGCAGGCGCACAACCGCCAGGACCTCCAGCGGCTGGTGGAAGGGCACATGAAGTCGCTCGAGGGGGTGCAGCGCTACGAGCTCCACTGTTCGGAAAAGCCCGCCATACCGCGGGAACTCGAGGAGTTCATCCAGGACTACGAAAAGGTCCAGGCGATGAACGAGGAGGGCGGCGGGGCCGCCGGCGGGCGCAGCCTGCGCAAGACCGCGTCCTACGCCATCCTGGACGTCGACCCGGCGAAGCTCTCAAGCCTTTACATGAAGCTTTATTTCACCGACAACGTGGTCCACTGCGACGTGACCGACGGCGGGAAGCACATCATCCTCCTGCTCGAGGGGGCTTCCACCCAGCAGATCCAGAACACGATCCGCAGCGAGATCCGCCTGATTCCGGGCATCCTCCGGATCAAGCAGCTCAACACGTTGAATTTCTCATCCAAGTAAGCGTGGAGCGGTCAGATCATGATTCAGCCAGATGAAAGCGTCCGGGTACCGGCCGCGTTTGAACGCATGCTGTGGCGGCACCGGGGTGAGCCGGGGATGCTCATCCCGCTGCTCCAGGCCGCGCAGGACAGCTACGGCTACGTCCCGGAATCCGCCATCGGGCAGATCTCGGACATCACCGGGATCCCCACGGCCGAAATCTGCGGCGTCATCACCTTCTACAAGCAGTTCCGCACCAAGCCGCTGGGCAAGCACATCATCCGCCTCTGCAAGGGGACCGCGTGCCACGTGGTCGGGGCGGAGACGATCGGGCAGGTGATCTCCGACGAGCTCGCGGTCGCCCCGGACGAGACGACGGGGGACGGGGTGTTCACCTACATGGTCGTGGCCTGCCTGGGATGCTGCAGTCTGGCTCCCGCCCTGATGATCGACGACCAGACTCACGGGCGCCTGACGCCCCAGTCCGTCCGGAAGCTGCTGCGCCAGTACCGCCGTGACGCTGCCAAAGCTGCCGCGCCGGCCGGGCCTTCCGACGGCGAGCGGCCCGCGACGGCCTAGCCTCTCCATCACCGCGGCGTTTCCGGGAGGCCCGGAAACGGGGGCAGGCGGCTTATCGACCCGGGCGCGGAGCCCGGGGTTATCTTCGGAGGTTTTATGCGGGAAGTTTTAGTGGGGCTCGGGTCCTGCGGGCTGGCGGCCGGGGGCCTCAAGGTCTATCAGAGGTTTGCGGAGGTCCTGGGCTCCGACTCCAGCGACGCGCTCCTGAAAAAGACCGGCTGCATCGGCATGTGCTACGCCGAGGTCCTGGTCGAGGTCAAGGACGGCGACGGCGGCAGCACTTTCTACCGGAACGTGACCCCGGACCGGGTGGAACGCATCGTCGAAGAGCACGTCCGGAACGGCCGCCCGGTGGCCGGCTGGGTCCTCGACTCCGCCGGCGTCCAGTCGAAACAGCGGCGGATCGCCCTGCGCAACAGCGGTATCATCGACCCCGACAGCCTGGACGAATACCTGGAGCGCGGCGGGTACCAGGCGCTCGAACGCGCGCTCACCCGGATGACGCCGGAAGAGGTGGTCCAGACGATCGCCGACAGCGGGCTGCGCGGCCGCGGGGGCGCCGGGTTCCCCACCGGAACCAAGTGGCGGCTCGCGGCCGGGTCCCGCGACACGCACAAGTACGTGATCTGCAACGCCGACGAGGGGGACCCCGGCGCCTTCATGGACCGGAGCCTGCTCGAAAGCGACCCGCACTCGATCCTCGAAGGGATGGCCCTGGCGGCCTACGCCATCGGCGCCGACGCCGGCTACATCTACGTGAGGGCAGAATACCCGGAAGCCGTGAAAAGGCTCAAGCACGCCATCTCCCAGGCGACCGCCCGCGGGCTGCTCGGCAGCAACATCCTGGGAAAGGGGCTGCATTTCGACATCAAGCTGAAGGAGGGGGCCGGCGCCTTCGTCTGCGGCGAGGAAACCGCCCTGATCGCCTCCATCGAGGGGAAGCGCGGCATGCCCAGGGTGAGGCCCCCCTTCCCCGTCGAGGCGGGGCTCTGGGGACACCCTACCTGCATCAACAACGTCGAGACGCTGGCCAACGTGGCCTGGATCGTCCTCCACGGCGCCGACGCCTTCAACTCCCTCGGGACGGAGGGGTCGAAGGGGACCAAGGTTTTCGCCCTGGCCGGCAAGGTCAAAAACGGCGGGCTGGTGGAAGTCCCGATGGGAATGACCATCAACGAAGTCATCTACGGCATCGGCGGCGGCACGCTCACCGGCGGGCCGTTCAAGGCGGTGCAGATGGGAGGGCCGTCGGGCGGCTGCATCCCGGCCAGCCTCGGCGACACCCCCATCGACTACGAACAGATCACCGCCACCGGTGCCATCATGGGCTCGGGGGGCATGGTCGTCATGGACCAGACCACCTGCATGGTGGACGTGGCCCGCTTTTTTCTCTCCTTCACGCAGAACGAGTCGTGCGGCAAGTGCACCTTCTGCCGGGTCGGGACCAAGCGCATGCTGGAAACCCTCGAACGGATCTGCGCCGGAAAGGGGAAGGAAGAGGACATCGCCCTGCTGTCGGAGCTCGGGGAGCAGATCAAATCGAGTTCGCTCTGCGGGCTGGGCCAGAGCGCGCCCAACCCGGTGCTCACGACCCTGCGCTATTTCCTGGACGAATACCACGCCCATATCCGGGACCATAAATGCCCGGCCAAATCGTGCCTCGCCCTGGTGCAGTTCGCCGTCATCCCGGAAAAATGCATCGGGTGCGGGCTCTGCATCGCCGCCTGCGCCGTGGGCGCCATCACCGGTGAAAAGAAGCAGCCGCACACGATCGACGACGCCAAATGCATCCGCTGCGGCAAATGCATCACGGTCTGCAACGTGGGGGCCATAGAAAAAAGATAGGGGCAGGGTCCGCGGACGTCGCCCATAAAGGAAACAGGTAGGAAGATGGCAATGGATACCGAAAAGAAGACCCTTCGAGTGGAACTGACGATCAACGGCCGGAAGGTGTCGGGGGACCCGGGCCAGACGATCCTGGACGTGGTGCGCGCCGGTCAGCTCGACGACATCCCCACCCTGTGCCACGACCCCCGGCTGGAGCCGTACGGCTCCTGCTTCCTGTGCGTGGTGGAGGTCAAGGGCTCGCCCCGGCTGCTGCCGTCCTGCGTGACCCGGATCCGCGACGGGATGGAGGTCACCACCCGGAGCGACCGGATCGTCACCGCGCGCAAGACGGCGCTGGAGCTCCTCCTTTCGGACCACTACGCCGACTGCGTCTGCCCCGGCCAGCGCGCCTGTCCCGCCGGGGTCGACATCCAGGGCTACCTGAGCCTCTCGGCCCTGGGGTACCACGACGAGGCGCTCGGCCTCATCCGCGAACGGAACCCGCTCCCGGTCGTCTGCGGCCGCGTCTGCGTCCGCAAGTGCGAGGTCGCCTGCCTGCGCAACGAGGTGGACGAGCCGGTCGGCATCAACTTCATCAAGCGCTACGTCGCCGAAAGCCACGGCACCCCGCCCCTCAAGCCTGCCGATCTCCCCGATTCCGGCAGGAGCGTGGCCGTGGTGGGCGGGGGCCCGGGCGGGTTGAGCTGCGCCAATTACCTGGCCCTGCGGGGGCACCGGGTGACGATCTTCGAATCCCTCCCCAAGCTCGGAGGAATGCTGCGCTACGGCATCCCCGAATACCGGCTGCCGCGCGAGCAACTGGACCGGGAGATCCAGGGGATCCTCGATCTCGGCATCCGCGTGGAGACCGGGAAGGCCCTCGGCAGGGACTTCACCCTCGAGAGCCTCCGCGGCGCCGAGGGGTTCGACGCGGTCTTCGTCGCCCTCGGAGCCCCCCTCGGCAAGAAGATGGGGCTCGAGAACGAGGACTCCATCGTGGGGGTCCGTTCCGCCCTCGACTTCCTGCGCGACTGCGAACTGGAGGGGAAGCCGGAGCTCCAGGGGAAAGTGGTGGTGGTGGGGGGGGGGAATTCCGCCATCGACGCGGCCCGGACCGCCCTGCGCTGCGGCGCGGAGGAGGTGACGATCGTCTACCGCCGGACCCGCGCCGAAATGCCGGCGCACCACGAGGAGGTCGACGCGGCGGAGGCCGAGGGGGCGAAGATGGAACTGCTGGCGGCTCCCCTGGAACTGATCGCGGAAAACGGCCGGCTCCGGGGGCTGCGCTGCCAGCGCATGGAACTCGGGGAGCCGGACGCGAGCGGGCGGCGCAAGCCGGTCCCGATCCCGGGGGCCGTCGTCGACATCGACTGCAGCTACATCTTCGCCGCCATCGGGCAGGACACCGACCTCTCGGCCCTCGCAGGGGACCCCGAGGACGCGCGCCCGGCGGCCAACCGCTGGGCCACCCTGGAATCGAACGCCGCCACCATGGAGTCGAGCGTCCACGGGGTGTTCACCGGCGGAGACGTGGTGCTGGGGCCCTCGACCGTCATCGACGCCATCGCCCACGGGCGCCGGGCGGCCCTCGCCATCGACCAGTACCTCACCTGCGGCGAGGCCGTCGGCCCGGAACCCGACTTCAAGAGCCGCCGCGACTTCTTCGGCGAGATCCCGAAGGAAACCTTCGCGGCCGTGGAGCCCGAACCGCGCTGCCGGATGCCCGAACGCGGGGCGGTGGAGCGCGTGCGCGACTTCCGGGAGGTGGAGACGGGACTGGACGAGCCGCACACGAAGCACGAGGCCGCGCGCTGCATGGAGTGCGGCTGCAAATCGGTCTTCCACTGCGACCTCAAGCGCTACGCCGGGGAATACGGGGTGGATATCGCCCGCCTCTCCGGCGAGGTGCGCCGTCACGAGGTCGACCGGAGCCACCCGCTGATCTCGCTCGACCCGAACAAGTGCATCCTCTGCGGCCGCTGCATCCGGACCTGCTCCGAGATCGTGGGGCTCGGAGTCCTGGGCTTCGTCGGCCGGGGGTTCGACACGACCGTCCGCCCGGCGCTCGGGAAATCGATGGCCGAGAGCGACTGCATCGCCTGCGGCGCGTGCGTCGAGAGCTGCCCCACGGGCGCCCTCGAAGCCCGGTTCCAGTACAGCCGCCAGGGGCCGTGGAAAACGACCCGGGTCCCCTCGGTCTGCACCTTCTGCTCCGTCGGCTGCCGCCTCGACCTGAACGTGGCCGCCGACGGCCTCCTGTGGGCGACCGCCCCGAACACGCTGGCCGACGGCAGGGGCGAGCTCTGCCGCAAGGGGCGCTTCGGCACCGGCCTCGTCCAGGGGCCCGACCGCCTGAAGAAGCCGCTGGTGAGAAAGAACGGCAAGCTGGAGGAAACCGGGTGGGACGAGGCCATCGAGGCGGCCGCCGCGGCACTCGGCAAGGGGGTGAAGACAGGCGGCGCCGAATCGGTCGCCATCCTGGCGGCCCCCCGGATGACGATCGAGGAGTCGTACCTTGTCGCCCGCATCGCCGCCTCCCTCGGGACGGGCCGGGCCGGCAGCTACGGCCGCTCCCGGCGCGGCGGCCCCCGCCACGACCTGGACGGCCTGCTGGGCCGGACGGCCTCCACGTGCGCGATGGAGGACCTGGCCGGCGCCGATCTCATCCTCGTCGCCGGGGCCGACCCGGGCGCCACGCACCCCGTGCTCGGGATGGCCGTAAGGCGGGCGCTGCGCGAAGGGGCGGGAATGATCTCGGTCAACTCCGGCCCGATCGACCTCGTGCGCCCCGAGGACCTCTGGCTGGACGCGCGCCGCGGCACCGCGGGCATCCTCTACGGGACGATGATGGCCCACCTCCTCGGCCGGCCCGGGACCGGAAACGGGCTCCCGGGGATCGGGGCGCTCCGCGAATCGATCTCGTCGCTGACGCCGGAGAGGGCGGCCGGGCTCTCCGGGGTGGAGGCGGCGAAGATCCAGTCCGCCGCGGACCGGATCGCGCACGCCCGGAAGGTCGTCGCCGTCTACGACCTGGACGAAACCCTCGAACGTTCGGTCGACGACCTCAAGGCGCTCGCCCAGCTCCTGGCCCTGACGGGTCACCTGGCGGGGCCGGGCGAAGGGCTGCTCCTGCTCCACTCGGACTGCAACAGCGTCGGGGCACGGCTGGCGGGCATCGACGGCGCCCTGGAACCCGACCGGGCGCGGACGGCCCTGGTCCTGTTCGAGAACCCGCTCGCCGATTACCGGGCGCACCGGGAGTTGGCCGGAATCGGGTCGTTCGTGGTAATGGACCATTTCATGACCGAGACGGCGCGGGCGGCCGACGTGGTCCTCCCGGCGGCGACGCTGGCCGAGAGCGAGGGGACGGTCGTCAGCTTCGACGGCCGGATCGGCACGCTCGACAGGGCGAGCAGCCCGGCGGGAGGGATGGCGAACGTGGACATCCTGGCCCGGCTGGCGGCCGCGCTCGGGGCGCCTGACCTTTCGCCCGACCCGGCGGAACTCCGCCGGGCGCTGGCGGCCGGACTCGGACTCGACGCCGCGGAGCTGGAGAGAGTCCGCGGGCGGGGGGGCGCGTGGCCGGCCGAAGCCGTATCGATCCGGAGCCTGGAACCGGTCCGGATCGATTCCACGGCGTCGACGGCCAACATCTTCCCCTACGCCACCCTGGACGCCGTCCTGGAGAAGAAGCTTGCGGAAATGGAATAAGCGTTAGATAGTAGTCGGTAGCCGGCGGCCGCTTTCGACCCGCCGCCGGCTACTGGCGGACTCTTTATGGTGGATCGGCTTTTCCTCGAGAAGGAGCTCTTCGGCAGGCTCGGATGGTTCATCAAGATGCGGTGGGGGTTCATCGCCGGGCTGCTCCTCGCCACCCTCCTCTGCCGCCTGTTCGGTG
Above is a window of Acidobacteriota bacterium DNA encoding:
- a CDS encoding molybdopterin-dependent oxidoreductase, giving the protein MDTEKKTLRVELTINGRKVSGDPGQTILDVVRAGQLDDIPTLCHDPRLEPYGSCFLCVVEVKGSPRLLPSCVTRIRDGMEVTTRSDRIVTARKTALELLLSDHYADCVCPGQRACPAGVDIQGYLSLSALGYHDEALGLIRERNPLPVVCGRVCVRKCEVACLRNEVDEPVGINFIKRYVAESHGTPPLKPADLPDSGRSVAVVGGGPGGLSCANYLALRGHRVTIFESLPKLGGMLRYGIPEYRLPREQLDREIQGILDLGIRVETGKALGRDFTLESLRGAEGFDAVFVALGAPLGKKMGLENEDSIVGVRSALDFLRDCELEGKPELQGKVVVVGGGNSAIDAARTALRCGAEEVTIVYRRTRAEMPAHHEEVDAAEAEGAKMELLAAPLELIAENGRLRGLRCQRMELGEPDASGRRKPVPIPGAVVDIDCSYIFAAIGQDTDLSALAGDPEDARPAANRWATLESNAATMESSVHGVFTGGDVVLGPSTVIDAIAHGRRAALAIDQYLTCGEAVGPEPDFKSRRDFFGEIPKETFAAVEPEPRCRMPERGAVERVRDFREVETGLDEPHTKHEAARCMECGCKSVFHCDLKRYAGEYGVDIARLSGEVRRHEVDRSHPLISLDPNKCILCGRCIRTCSEIVGLGVLGFVGRGFDTTVRPALGKSMAESDCIACGACVESCPTGALEARFQYSRQGPWKTTRVPSVCTFCSVGCRLDLNVAADGLLWATAPNTLADGRGELCRKGRFGTGLVQGPDRLKKPLVRKNGKLEETGWDEAIEAAAAALGKGVKTGGAESVAILAAPRMTIEESYLVARIAASLGTGRAGSYGRSRRGGPRHDLDGLLGRTASTCAMEDLAGADLILVAGADPGATHPVLGMAVRRALREGAGMISVNSGPIDLVRPEDLWLDARRGTAGILYGTMMAHLLGRPGTGNGLPGIGALRESISSLTPERAAGLSGVEAAKIQSAADRIAHARKVVAVYDLDETLERSVDDLKALAQLLALTGHLAGPGEGLLLLHSDCNSVGARLAGIDGALEPDRARTALVLFENPLADYRAHRELAGIGSFVVMDHFMTETARAADVVLPAATLAESEGTVVSFDGRIGTLDRASSPAGGMANVDILARLAAALGAPDLSPDPAELRRALAAGLGLDAAELERVRGRGGAWPAEAVSIRSLEPVRIDSTASTANIFPYATLDAVLEKKLAEME
- the scpA gene encoding methylmalonyl-CoA mutase, producing MKPDFTKIDYKLSPRPAVAPDSGDRAAAWMTTEGIAVKPVYTAADLEGMEHLDYAAGIPPFLRGPYATMYCMRPWTVRQYAGFSTAEESNAFYRRNLAAGQKGLSVAFDLATHRGYDSDNERVLGDVGKAGVAIDSVEDMKILFDQIPLGQMSVSMTMNGAVLPVMAFYIVAAEEQGVKTQDLAGTIQNDILKEFMVRNTYIYPPLPSMRIIGDIFRYCSANMPKFNCISISGYHIQEAGGTADIELGYTLADGLEYIRTGITAGLDIDKFAPRLSFFWGIGMNHFMEIAKMRAARILWAKIIRAFDPKNPKSMALRTHSQTSGWSLAAQDVFNNVPRTCVEALAAALGHTQSLHTNALDEAIALPTDFSARIARNTQIYLQEETDITKVVDPWAGSYYVEALTRELMQKAWRHIREIEELGGMAKAIETGIPKMRIEEAAARRQALIDSGRETIVGVNKYRPEKEEELDVLVVDNQAVRESQLRRLAATKAGRDQAAVDAALGALTLAAEKGDGNLLDLSVEAARRRATLGEISSALEKVFGRYQAVNRTISGVYSSESRQDPEFRKAAALAEEFARAEGRRPRILVAKMGQDGHDRGAKVVATAFADLGFDVDVGPLFQTPREAARMAVENDVHALGASSLAGGHATLVPEVIAELKKLGREDILVFVGGVIPPQAYEELYRAGATDIFGPGTVIPLCAQKVLKALMQHAGA
- a CDS encoding NADH-quinone oxidoreductase subunit NuoF: MREVLVGLGSCGLAAGGLKVYQRFAEVLGSDSSDALLKKTGCIGMCYAEVLVEVKDGDGGSTFYRNVTPDRVERIVEEHVRNGRPVAGWVLDSAGVQSKQRRIALRNSGIIDPDSLDEYLERGGYQALERALTRMTPEEVVQTIADSGLRGRGGAGFPTGTKWRLAAGSRDTHKYVICNADEGDPGAFMDRSLLESDPHSILEGMALAAYAIGADAGYIYVRAEYPEAVKRLKHAISQATARGLLGSNILGKGLHFDIKLKEGAGAFVCGEETALIASIEGKRGMPRVRPPFPVEAGLWGHPTCINNVETLANVAWIVLHGADAFNSLGTEGSKGTKVFALAGKVKNGGLVEVPMGMTINEVIYGIGGGTLTGGPFKAVQMGGPSGGCIPASLGDTPIDYEQITATGAIMGSGGMVVMDQTTCMVDVARFFLSFTQNESCGKCTFCRVGTKRMLETLERICAGKGKEEDIALLSELGEQIKSSSLCGLGQSAPNPVLTTLRYFLDEYHAHIRDHKCPAKSCLALVQFAVIPEKCIGCGLCIAACAVGAITGEKKQPHTIDDAKCIRCGKCITVCNVGAIEKR
- the meaB gene encoding methylmalonyl Co-A mutase-associated GTPase MeaB is translated as MAENARHPRTPARRRLPLERYVEGVLGGDRTILARAITVVESDLPSDGELAARILDRLLPHAGRSRRVGITGVPGVGKSTFIDALGMHLIRDCGENVAVLSVDPSSPISGGSILGDKTRMERLAVETDAFIRPSPSRGHLGGVARRTRETMLLCEAAGYRNILVETVGVGQSETAVRSMTDFFLLLMLAGAGDELQGMKRGIIEMLDGMAITKADGDNKRKADRARIEYAGALHLFPAPADGWLPPVLTCSSLHGEGIAEVWQMILDHRRLMERGGLLAERRSRQALAWMNELLMLGLEESFHADPRVAARLPRLREEVRRGEATPFAASRELLQLFRQHLQP
- the nuoE gene encoding NADH-quinone oxidoreductase subunit NuoE — protein: MIQPDESVRVPAAFERMLWRHRGEPGMLIPLLQAAQDSYGYVPESAIGQISDITGIPTAEICGVITFYKQFRTKPLGKHIIRLCKGTACHVVGAETIGQVISDELAVAPDETTGDGVFTYMVVACLGCCSLAPALMIDDQTHGRLTPQSVRKLLRQYRRDAAKAAAPAGPSDGERPATA
- a CDS encoding response regulator; the protein is MSIQPRVLIVDDEAALRRQVMVGLAQHGFEVDECEEGLSALSKIKAAESRRNPFGCVVLDLRLPDIDGLKILSVLKSIYSELPVVVITGYGNDDTINAVHSHGGSTYLDKPFEMDELVARIKDLVPSGAVRPEPKAAEEPNEQASGLVFIRGEKEADLPEMFSKLYYADGVCYCDPVVGDWDIVLLVQAHNRQDLQRLVEGHMKSLEGVQRYELHCSEKPAIPRELEEFIQDYEKVQAMNEEGGGAAGGRSLRKTASYAILDVDPAKLSSLYMKLYFTDNVVHCDVTDGGKHIILLLEGASTQQIQNTIRSEIRLIPGILRIKQLNTLNFSSK